A single genomic interval of candidate division TA06 bacterium harbors:
- a CDS encoding lytic transglycosylase domain-containing protein: MKTSLIIIIILTLSSLVYGQVYTSALEDGLLLSNIPRANFACVRQLKKNNRVLYQNLINAASQKYALSPQALEAVIDAESQYNPRALSCKGAQGLMQLMPQTAWQLGVSNPFDPEQNIDAGARYLKQMLDKFGALESALAAYNAGPGAVERYGGIPPYQETKEYVKKICSKVSDNFHVSQVVKKDQSGKIKQKVIKKIKVKTDNNGDLIISN, encoded by the coding sequence ATGAAAACATCTTTAATAATAATAATAATTTTGACTCTTAGCTCCCTGGTCTATGGCCAGGTCTACACCAGCGCATTGGAAGACGGATTGTTGCTTTCCAATATTCCCAGGGCAAACTTTGCCTGCGTCAGGCAGCTTAAAAAGAATAATCGTGTTTTATACCAGAACCTGATAAATGCCGCTTCCCAGAAATATGCGCTAAGCCCGCAAGCGCTGGAGGCGGTGATCGACGCAGAATCCCAGTACAACCCCAGGGCGCTTTCCTGCAAGGGGGCTCAGGGGCTGATGCAGTTGATGCCGCAAACGGCCTGGCAGTTGGGGGTCAGCAATCCTTTTGACCCGGAACAGAACATAGACGCCGGCGCCAGGTATTTAAAGCAGATGCTGGATAAGTTCGGGGCCTTGGAATCGGCCCTGGCGGCCTACAATGCCGGGCCAGGGGCGGTGGAGAGGTATGGCGGCATCCCGCCGTATCAGGAAACTAAAGAATATGTGAAAAAGATTTGTTCCAAGGTTTCAGACAACTTTCATGTAAGTCAGGTTGTTAAAAAGGACCAAAGCGGCAAAATAAAACAAAAGGTTATAAAAAAGATAAAAGTAAAAACTGATAATAATGGGGATTTAATAATTTCAAATTAA